The following are from one region of the Paraglaciecola sp. L1A13 genome:
- a CDS encoding MerC domain-containing protein, whose product MQVIQDKSLLDRLGIWASSLCAVHCLALPILIPLLPLVGASFFAQAWFERIILSLSMIVGFWALLSGFYRYHRQIYPVYSLMLGGIIYWNKNMFGDSYEPFTIAIGAMLIVGAHIVNLKLCRSCHSCDTETTSCSAD is encoded by the coding sequence ATGCAAGTAATACAAGACAAATCGCTATTAGATAGGCTAGGCATATGGGCCTCAAGTTTATGCGCGGTGCATTGCCTGGCATTACCCATTCTTATTCCCTTATTACCTTTAGTCGGTGCAAGCTTCTTCGCTCAAGCATGGTTTGAACGCATTATATTATCGTTATCCATGATCGTTGGATTTTGGGCATTGTTATCTGGCTTTTATCGTTATCATCGCCAAATTTATCCTGTTTATAGCTTAATGCTTGGGGGGATTATTTATTGGAATAAGAACATGTTTGGCGATAGTTATGAGCCTTTCACTATTGCGATAGGCGCCATGCTTATTGTGGGTGCTCATATAGTGAATTTGAAATTGTGTAGGAGTTGTCACAGTTGTGATACTGAAACAACAAGCTGCTCTGCGGATTAG
- a CDS encoding DMT family transporter, translating into MDPVKKSLWSLHFTVILLGATALFSKIIPLSATDITFGRSIIACLMLFSLVKMSGGKLNLARRKDYLIGIGLGLLMAAHWVSYFAAMQYSSVSVGMIALFTFPVITVLIEPFFEGIRLVWQDVLSAVVVLFGICLIVPEVSFDNDVTLGIIVGVGSAILYALRNLCHRKYFSHYSGSLAMAYQTLVIFFCLSFFITPELFKASSQTYVYLVLLGTFFTAVPHALIATSLQHLRAKTFSLVACMQPLYGVILAILVLDEEPNWQTFVGGLLVISAALYETINTQKLHKK; encoded by the coding sequence ATGGATCCTGTTAAAAAAAGTCTGTGGTCTTTGCACTTCACTGTTATTTTATTAGGGGCAACTGCACTTTTTTCTAAAATAATCCCCCTCTCGGCGACTGATATCACATTCGGTCGCTCTATTATTGCCTGCTTAATGCTTTTTTCATTGGTGAAAATGAGTGGTGGCAAGCTTAACCTAGCCCGCAGAAAAGATTATTTAATTGGTATCGGCTTAGGCTTATTAATGGCGGCGCATTGGGTCAGTTATTTTGCAGCAATGCAATATTCCAGCGTCTCGGTGGGCATGATTGCCCTATTTACCTTTCCTGTGATAACCGTTTTAATTGAGCCCTTCTTTGAAGGGATACGACTTGTTTGGCAAGATGTTCTTAGCGCGGTAGTGGTACTTTTTGGCATATGCTTGATAGTGCCTGAAGTGTCGTTCGATAACGATGTTACCTTAGGAATTATTGTTGGCGTAGGTTCTGCCATACTCTATGCCTTGCGTAATCTGTGTCATCGAAAATACTTTTCCCATTACAGCGGATCGCTGGCGATGGCCTATCAAACTTTGGTTATTTTCTTCTGCTTGAGCTTTTTCATTACACCGGAATTATTCAAAGCTAGTAGCCAAACCTATGTATATCTCGTTTTACTCGGCACGTTTTTTACCGCTGTTCCCCATGCACTGATTGCTACGAGCTTGCAGCACCTAAGAGCAAAAACATTTTCGCTGGTTGCCTGTATGCAGCCCTTATACGGCGTTATTTTGGCTATTTTGGTACTCGACGAAGAGCCCAATTGGCAGACATTTGTGGGTGGATTATTGGTCATTTCAGCCGCTTTGTACGAAACTATTAACACTCAAAAATTACATAAGAAATAG
- a CDS encoding DUF4159 domain-containing protein, which produces MSIQRRQFIKNACIAFAAQAFFRDSYSWAQSNNFDFYFTRLSYESGDWEVDERMPANMLNSLIEYTSLRVDIKERIVPLSDPAMLNAPFCYMAGHRLVQFSDAEAQNFKQYVENGGFVFVDDCNHDIDGMFAKTFEAQMVKLFGEDALQKIPNDHPIYSAFFTFDGPPRTSIELNGWGDDLVHNYLKAIVINDKIAVLYSNKDLGCEWDYDFRNKRWLKEDNTKFAVNIVLYAMTA; this is translated from the coding sequence ATGAGTATTCAACGACGACAATTTATTAAAAATGCTTGTATAGCTTTTGCCGCACAGGCCTTTTTTCGTGATAGTTATTCATGGGCACAGAGCAATAATTTCGATTTTTACTTTACCCGATTAAGCTATGAGTCTGGTGATTGGGAAGTAGATGAGCGCATGCCAGCGAATATGCTCAACTCGTTGATTGAATACACTAGCCTGAGGGTGGATATTAAAGAGCGCATCGTCCCCTTATCTGACCCAGCCATGCTAAACGCACCATTTTGTTATATGGCAGGTCACAGGCTCGTCCAATTTAGTGATGCTGAGGCGCAAAACTTTAAACAGTATGTCGAAAACGGCGGCTTTGTATTTGTTGACGATTGTAATCATGATATCGACGGTATGTTCGCCAAAACGTTTGAAGCACAAATGGTCAAACTGTTTGGTGAAGACGCATTGCAAAAAATTCCCAATGATCATCCTATTTATAGCGCGTTTTTTACCTTCGATGGTCCCCCCCGCACTTCCATTGAACTCAATGGTTGGGGTGATGATTTAGTACATAACTACTTAAAAGCTATCGTCATAAACGATAAAATCGCCGTTTTATACAGTAATAAGGATTTGGGCTGCGAATGGGATTACGATTTTCGTAATAAGCGCTGGTTAAAAGAAGACAATACCAAATTTGCCGTTAATATCGTGCTTTATGCTATGACGGCTTAA
- a CDS encoding TldD/PmbA family protein, protein MERRDFIKLGSAGMGTLMLPISGTAISADQLLDKPMDVAYKKKLADIALNAAKAKGATYADARIGRYLNQFVTTRETRVENIVNTESAGIGVRVIANGTWGFASTSNMTPDSVAKTAEQAVAVAMANSKFQTTPVQLAPVKGVGDVSWQTPIVKNAMEVPIQDKVNLLLSVNDAAMQNGANFISSRLFLVNEQKYFASTDGSYIDQDIHRLWAPFTATAVGEDGFKQRSALGNPVGMGYEYLDGLEKDKVRIQGANIGYNNSYDMVEDAAAAGKQLQAKLKAKSVEPGKYDLVLDPAHLMLTIHESVGHPLELDRVLGYEANYAGTSFATLDKWKSGKFQYGSDIVNLYADKNQPYTLGNVAYDDEGVKTKEWDLIKDGILVNYQATRDQVHMLGQKESHGCSYSQSWRDVQFQRMSNVSLRPNEKDLSADDVIKNVEKGIYIAGRGSYSIDQQRYNFQFGGQLFYEIKDGKIVDQIEDVAYQSNTQEFWNSCSQLAGKSDYRVGGSFFDGKGQPSQVSAVSHGCPTTRFDSINVINTARNV, encoded by the coding sequence ATGGAAAGACGCGACTTTATTAAATTAGGGAGTGCCGGTATGGGCACCCTTATGCTACCCATATCGGGGACGGCGATTTCAGCCGACCAATTACTCGATAAACCAATGGACGTAGCCTATAAAAAGAAGCTTGCTGACATCGCATTGAACGCAGCAAAAGCGAAAGGTGCAACCTATGCTGATGCTCGTATCGGCCGTTATTTGAATCAATTCGTCACGACCCGCGAAACGCGCGTAGAGAATATTGTGAATACTGAATCTGCTGGTATTGGTGTGCGCGTGATTGCCAATGGTACCTGGGGATTTGCTTCTACATCAAATATGACTCCGGATAGCGTGGCCAAAACTGCTGAACAAGCTGTCGCTGTCGCCATGGCAAACTCTAAGTTTCAAACTACGCCTGTGCAACTCGCTCCAGTTAAAGGCGTGGGTGACGTAAGCTGGCAAACACCCATTGTGAAAAACGCCATGGAAGTGCCAATTCAGGACAAAGTAAATTTACTCTTATCTGTTAATGACGCCGCGATGCAAAACGGCGCCAACTTTATCAGTTCGCGTTTATTCTTAGTAAATGAGCAAAAGTATTTCGCCTCAACTGACGGGTCTTATATCGATCAAGACATTCATCGTTTATGGGCACCGTTTACTGCCACCGCCGTCGGTGAAGACGGTTTCAAACAACGTTCAGCCTTAGGTAATCCAGTTGGCATGGGTTATGAGTACTTAGACGGTTTAGAAAAAGACAAAGTGCGTATTCAAGGCGCAAACATTGGATACAATAATTCTTACGATATGGTTGAAGATGCTGCCGCGGCGGGCAAACAACTGCAAGCCAAGCTTAAAGCTAAATCAGTAGAGCCTGGTAAATATGACTTAGTGCTTGACCCTGCCCACCTAATGTTGACTATTCACGAGTCAGTAGGGCACCCGTTAGAACTTGACCGCGTACTGGGATACGAAGCGAACTACGCAGGTACTAGCTTTGCAACGCTAGATAAGTGGAAAAGCGGTAAGTTCCAGTATGGTTCTGACATAGTCAATTTATATGCTGATAAGAATCAACCTTATACATTAGGTAACGTCGCTTATGATGACGAAGGTGTAAAAACCAAAGAGTGGGATTTAATTAAAGACGGTATATTGGTTAATTATCAAGCTACACGTGACCAAGTACATATGCTAGGCCAAAAAGAATCTCACGGCTGTAGCTACTCACAAAGTTGGCGTGACGTGCAGTTCCAGCGTATGTCTAATGTTTCACTGCGCCCCAATGAGAAAGACTTGTCTGCTGATGATGTGATCAAAAATGTAGAAAAAGGGATTTATATTGCCGGTCGCGGCTCTTACTCAATCGATCAGCAACGCTATAATTTCCAGTTTGGCGGGCAGTTGTTTTACGAAATCAAAGACGGCAAAATTGTCGACCAGATTGAGGACGTGGCGTATCAATCAAACACCCAAGAATTCTGGAATAGCTGTAGTCAATTAGCCGGTAAATCAGATTATAGAGTGGGCGGTTCGTTCTTTGATGGTAAAGGCCAACCTTCACAAGTGAGCGCAGTTTCTCATGGTTGCCCAACCACGAGATTTGACAGCATTAATGTTATTAACACCGCGCGCAACGTGTAA
- a CDS encoding glycerophosphodiester phosphodiesterase family protein: protein MLVFAHRGASADAPENTLLAVNKALGQDCDGIEIDVHQHGDQLLVIHDHWLHRTTNGQGQLSEYTFEQLQKLDAGLGESIPTLWQVMECVAGRCLLNIEIKGVHDVQLVLDNIEKALHELNFTLDHFIVSSFDHHLLRSIKEHKPDLKIGALTASKPIDYAGFAQSLNAYSVNADVTFVDEAFVLDAKRRGLKIFVYTVDQQADLTKLANWHVDGVFSNGPGRAKAFLAR, encoded by the coding sequence ATGCTTGTTTTTGCCCATCGTGGTGCTAGTGCCGATGCCCCTGAAAACACCTTACTCGCCGTCAACAAGGCCTTAGGCCAAGATTGCGATGGTATAGAAATAGATGTACATCAACATGGGGACCAACTATTGGTGATCCATGATCACTGGTTGCATCGCACCACCAATGGTCAGGGGCAACTGAGTGAATACACATTTGAACAGCTACAAAAACTCGATGCTGGCCTTGGTGAGAGTATCCCTACCCTGTGGCAGGTAATGGAGTGTGTTGCTGGGCGTTGTTTATTGAATATTGAAATAAAAGGCGTACATGATGTACAACTGGTACTCGATAATATTGAAAAAGCCTTGCACGAACTGAATTTCACTTTAGATCATTTTATTGTTTCATCGTTTGACCACCATCTACTGCGCAGTATTAAAGAACATAAGCCAGATTTAAAAATTGGTGCCTTAACGGCAAGTAAGCCTATTGATTACGCAGGCTTTGCCCAGTCGCTAAATGCCTATTCAGTCAATGCAGATGTAACATTTGTCGATGAAGCGTTTGTGCTTGATGCCAAACGTAGAGGTTTGAAAATATTTGTATATACAGTTGATCAGCAAGCAGATTTAACCAAGTTAGCTAATTGGCATGTTGATGGTGTATTTAGCAATGGCCCGGGACGAGCAAAAGCTTTTTTGGCACGTTAG
- a CDS encoding Xaa-Pro peptidase family protein, producing the protein MKLTKRAFIKASAAAIATLPLSHTVSAVNTASANPSLGAKTSELPNISSKSIPISKAERVARIKKAQILMTQFNIAAMVLEPGASMDYFTGIQWWRSERLTAVVIPREGEIAVLCPFFEEPSIRESLQVGDDVRVWQEHESPFALIQQILKDRGVQKGRLAFEQSVRYFVLQGTLALMSNMQHTSADPITQGCRMFKSVHEITLMHKANEITLRAYAHVHANLAIGMSQQDVKQLMSSAQTQLGGSGIWTMALFNEASAYPHGSNQAQTIRAGSTILMDCGCAVQGYQSDISRTFVFGEASKKQQQIWQTVRRGQQIAFEKAQLGTPAGAVDDAVRAYYHTQGLGPDYQLPGLSHRTGHGIGMEGHEPVNFVHNEQTPLQVGMCFSDEPGIYIPEEFGVRLEDCLYMTKDGPRWFTTPPDNLEAPIGNVSPLDSVLSAQIPFRLSTKEEAI; encoded by the coding sequence ATGAAGTTAACTAAAAGAGCTTTTATCAAAGCCAGTGCAGCAGCCATTGCTACCCTCCCCCTTTCGCATACTGTTTCGGCGGTAAATACAGCCTCAGCCAATCCATCACTTGGCGCTAAAACTTCAGAGCTGCCTAATATTAGCTCAAAAAGCATTCCCATTAGCAAAGCCGAGCGCGTTGCGCGGATCAAAAAAGCCCAAATACTCATGACGCAATTTAATATTGCCGCAATGGTATTGGAGCCTGGCGCTTCTATGGATTATTTTACTGGTATTCAGTGGTGGCGTAGCGAACGCCTAACAGCGGTGGTTATTCCAAGGGAAGGCGAGATAGCGGTACTTTGCCCCTTCTTCGAAGAACCCAGTATCCGTGAATCGCTTCAGGTAGGTGACGATGTCCGTGTGTGGCAAGAGCACGAAAGCCCTTTCGCGTTGATACAGCAAATATTGAAGGACCGCGGTGTTCAAAAAGGCCGATTAGCATTTGAGCAGTCGGTACGGTACTTCGTACTGCAAGGGACTTTGGCCTTAATGAGCAATATGCAGCATACCTCAGCTGATCCCATTACTCAGGGTTGCCGCATGTTTAAGAGCGTCCATGAAATCACCCTGATGCACAAAGCGAATGAGATAACCTTGAGGGCATATGCTCACGTGCACGCTAACCTTGCCATAGGTATGAGCCAACAAGACGTCAAACAGTTGATGAGCAGTGCGCAAACGCAACTCGGTGGTAGCGGTATCTGGACAATGGCGCTATTTAATGAAGCCAGTGCGTATCCACATGGTAGTAATCAAGCGCAAACCATTCGTGCGGGATCAACGATATTAATGGATTGCGGCTGCGCGGTGCAGGGTTATCAATCTGATATCAGTCGTACGTTTGTTTTTGGCGAAGCCAGTAAAAAACAGCAACAAATTTGGCAAACTGTGCGCCGAGGCCAACAAATAGCTTTTGAAAAAGCCCAACTTGGCACCCCCGCTGGTGCAGTTGATGACGCTGTGCGAGCTTACTATCATACACAAGGCTTGGGGCCCGATTATCAATTACCGGGTCTATCTCATCGCACTGGTCACGGAATTGGTATGGAAGGCCACGAGCCTGTTAATTTTGTGCACAATGAACAAACCCCGCTTCAAGTAGGTATGTGTTTTTCCGATGAGCCCGGTATTTACATCCCAGAAGAATTTGGCGTACGGTTGGAAGACTGCCTCTATATGACAAAAGACGGCCCTCGCTGGTTCACCACACCGCCAGATAACCTTGAAGCGCCCATAGGTAACGTAAGCCCATTAGACTCGGTCCTATCAGCTCAGATCCCTTTTCGTTTATCGACTAAAGAAGAAGCCATTTAA
- a CDS encoding TldD/PmbA family protein has translation MTIITQQHAKELLSKVLKFSKADECECNLESKVGGNIRYARNTVSTSGQESDLILIVQSTFGKRTGTATINEFDNASLEKVVRRSEELAKLAPENEEFMPLFGQQKYAEANTYFDSTANVTPEDRAQAAFDSIDPSKKSKLIAAGFLEDEVLMSAIMNSKGLFAYNTSTNVDFSVTIRTEDGKGSGWSSGNYSDVKLLDTAKLSSIAIQKSKGSADAKEMEPGKYTVILEPAASVDLLQNMMRAFDQRSADEGRSFLSNKVAKGEEGPKNKLGQKMFDERVHIYSDPQHSIAPSAPFAGNGYPLNKIDWIKDGTIQNMPNSPYWAKHTKSEYIPTNRNIIMSGGDQSLEDMIKNTRRGVLVTRLWYIRSLDPQTLLYTGLTRDGTFYIENGKIKYPIKNFRFNESPIIMLNNIEALGEPQRIDGSMIPPMKIRDFTFSSLSDAV, from the coding sequence ATGACAATTATCACCCAACAACATGCAAAAGAGCTGCTGAGTAAAGTACTAAAATTCTCAAAAGCCGATGAATGTGAATGTAATTTAGAAAGCAAAGTGGGCGGCAATATTCGTTACGCACGCAATACGGTTTCTACCTCTGGTCAGGAAAGCGACCTGATCCTTATCGTTCAATCTACATTTGGCAAGCGCACAGGTACCGCAACAATCAATGAGTTTGATAATGCGTCACTTGAAAAAGTAGTTCGACGCTCAGAAGAACTTGCCAAACTTGCCCCAGAAAATGAAGAGTTCATGCCGCTGTTTGGTCAGCAGAAATATGCCGAAGCTAATACTTATTTTGACTCTACTGCCAACGTTACGCCAGAAGACCGGGCTCAAGCAGCATTTGACAGTATTGACCCATCCAAGAAAAGCAAGTTAATTGCAGCTGGTTTTTTAGAAGATGAAGTGTTGATGAGTGCCATCATGAACAGCAAGGGGTTGTTTGCTTATAACACCTCAACCAATGTGGATTTCTCAGTCACTATTCGCACCGAAGATGGCAAAGGTTCAGGCTGGTCGTCGGGCAATTACAGCGACGTTAAGTTATTAGATACGGCTAAATTGTCTTCTATCGCCATTCAAAAATCGAAAGGTTCAGCTGACGCTAAAGAAATGGAGCCAGGAAAATACACAGTTATTCTCGAGCCTGCAGCCAGCGTAGATTTACTGCAGAATATGATGCGAGCTTTCGATCAACGTTCAGCAGATGAAGGCCGCAGCTTTTTAAGTAATAAAGTCGCAAAAGGTGAAGAAGGGCCTAAAAATAAATTGGGCCAAAAAATGTTCGACGAACGCGTACACATTTATTCAGACCCTCAGCACTCTATTGCCCCAAGCGCCCCCTTTGCAGGTAATGGTTATCCGTTGAATAAAATTGATTGGATAAAAGACGGCACCATACAAAATATGCCGAACTCGCCTTATTGGGCGAAACATACAAAAAGTGAATATATCCCAACAAACCGTAACATTATTATGAGCGGTGGCGATCAATCACTGGAGGACATGATTAAAAATACCCGCCGTGGTGTACTGGTTACCCGTTTATGGTACATCCGTAGCTTAGATCCACAAACCTTGTTATACACAGGCTTGACCCGTGACGGCACGTTTTATATCGAAAATGGTAAAATAAAATATCCGATTAAAAACTTCCGCTTCAACGAAAGCCCAATCATTATGTTGAACAACATCGAAGCACTTGGCGAGCCACAGCGTATTGATGGCAGCATGATACCGCCTATGAAAATCCGTGACTTTACCTTTAGTAGCTTATCTGACGCGGTATAA
- a CDS encoding DUF885 family protein yields MKQTTLLNHASSALTKAISTLTLLVISSTAWAGANEDFSTLLDIHWQEANKEKIFFRTDPDGWKPQGKLADFSAQGFARRDAFNQRMLDALDNIDMAQLSAKQQVSYRLFKYERETEANSYQFQDRYFPINFLSGWHTYFAEAPANMAFQSTQDYDQYLVSLADYPRFNQENIDLLAQGVKKGFVQHCETFKDYQQSISTHIVDTPKDSALYEPFTRFPSQFSEAQKNQYAHKGAELIKQAVVPAYAHFYDYFVNDYMTHCRKEPGIASVKGGAEYYAYTANYFTTTDLTPKQIHQLGLDEVERIGKEMNAIIKQVGFEGSNSEFLQFLATDPQFYAQDRQDVLEKTAFITQKMYGKLPSFFATLPRNTFTIKGSASRGAFYMPPPDTRTPGTYFLTSEPAQQPLYNLEALSLHEAVPGHHLQNAIAMELDVPEFRRTLSHSAFTEGWGLYSERLGKEAGFYQDPYSDFGRLGYEMWRAVRLVVDTGIHAFGWSRQQAIDYLGSRTALTQKSTADQIDRYISWPGQALSYKIGELKIRELRSQAESSLKENFDIRQFHDVIIGQGSLPMAVLEDSVNQWIETQQKHDE; encoded by the coding sequence ATGAAGCAGACGACATTATTAAATCATGCATCTAGCGCACTGACTAAAGCGATAAGCACCCTAACCTTGTTAGTCATCAGTTCAACAGCTTGGGCAGGCGCTAACGAAGATTTCTCGACCCTGCTGGACATCCATTGGCAAGAAGCAAATAAGGAAAAAATATTTTTTCGTACCGACCCTGATGGTTGGAAACCTCAGGGCAAACTGGCCGACTTTAGTGCTCAAGGATTTGCCCGCCGTGACGCATTTAATCAGCGCATGTTAGACGCGTTAGATAACATAGATATGGCCCAGTTGAGCGCTAAGCAGCAGGTTAGCTATCGCTTATTTAAATATGAACGAGAAACTGAAGCCAACAGTTATCAATTTCAAGACCGTTATTTTCCAATTAATTTTTTAAGCGGTTGGCATACCTATTTTGCTGAAGCACCGGCCAATATGGCATTCCAATCGACGCAAGATTACGATCAATACTTAGTCAGTCTTGCCGATTATCCTCGTTTCAATCAAGAAAATATCGACTTACTTGCACAAGGCGTTAAGAAAGGGTTTGTACAACACTGTGAAACGTTCAAAGATTATCAACAAAGCATATCCACGCACATAGTTGATACGCCAAAAGACAGCGCGTTATACGAGCCTTTCACTCGTTTCCCTAGTCAGTTTAGTGAAGCACAAAAAAATCAGTATGCGCATAAAGGTGCGGAACTTATTAAACAAGCTGTGGTGCCAGCCTATGCCCATTTTTACGATTATTTTGTTAATGATTACATGACTCATTGTCGTAAAGAACCGGGTATAGCTAGTGTAAAAGGCGGCGCTGAATATTATGCTTATACTGCTAACTACTTCACCACGACCGATCTAACGCCTAAGCAGATTCATCAGCTTGGCTTAGACGAAGTAGAGCGCATCGGAAAAGAGATGAACGCCATTATTAAACAAGTGGGCTTTGAGGGTAGTAACAGTGAATTTTTACAGTTTTTAGCCACTGATCCGCAGTTTTATGCCCAAGATCGCCAAGATGTATTAGAAAAAACAGCCTTTATCACCCAAAAAATGTACGGCAAATTACCGAGCTTTTTTGCCACTTTGCCACGTAACACCTTTACCATAAAAGGTTCTGCCTCAAGAGGCGCATTTTATATGCCGCCACCAGATACGCGCACACCCGGCACGTATTTTTTAACGTCTGAGCCTGCCCAGCAACCTCTGTATAATCTTGAAGCACTGAGCTTACACGAAGCTGTACCTGGTCATCACCTGCAAAACGCCATTGCAATGGAACTTGATGTACCGGAATTTCGTCGCACCTTGAGTCATTCAGCCTTCACCGAAGGCTGGGGCTTGTATTCTGAACGCCTAGGAAAAGAAGCGGGGTTTTACCAAGATCCCTACAGTGACTTTGGTCGATTAGGTTACGAGATGTGGCGCGCTGTGCGTCTCGTGGTAGATACAGGTATTCACGCTTTTGGCTGGAGCCGCCAGCAAGCCATCGATTATTTGGGCTCACGCACTGCCCTAACTCAGAAGTCAACAGCAGATCAAATTGATAGATATATATCTTGGCCGGGACAAGCGCTGTCATACAAAATTGGCGAGCTTAAAATACGTGAACTACGAAGCCAAGCAGAAAGCAGCCTAAAAGAAAACTTTGATATACGCCAATTTCACGATGTGATAATAGGTCAAGGTTCTTTGCCCATGGCCGTATTAGAAGACAGCGTGAACCAATGGATTGAAACACAGCAAAAACACGACGAATAA
- the asd gene encoding archaetidylserine decarboxylase (Phosphatidylserine decarboxylase is synthesized as a single chain precursor. Generation of the pyruvoyl active site from a Ser is coupled to cleavage of a Gly-Ser bond between the larger (beta) and smaller (alpha chains). It is an integral membrane protein.), with product MFDSLKIALQYITPKHLISRLVGKLAAAEAGGLTTALIKLFVKQYNVNMSEAERENPADYSSFNEFFTRALKSDARIICPNAQDVAMPVDGAVSQLGDIRHDNIFQAKGHDYSLTTLLGGKPELATAFKNGKFATVYLSPKDYHRIHMPIDGQLTDMVYVPGDLFSVSPLTAERVPGLFARNERVVAIFSTPKGKMAMVLVGATIVASIETVWAGTVSPPVGKNVVHWQYPSEGEESVFLKKGDELGRFKLGSTIVACFEPNMVEFADYNAGDETRLGDVFATLTK from the coding sequence TTGTTCGACTCGCTAAAAATTGCTTTGCAATACATCACCCCTAAGCATTTGATTTCAAGGCTAGTAGGTAAACTTGCCGCTGCCGAAGCAGGTGGTTTAACCACGGCTTTAATTAAGCTATTTGTTAAACAGTACAACGTCAATATGTCAGAAGCTGAGCGTGAAAACCCAGCTGATTATTCGTCATTCAATGAATTTTTCACTCGCGCCCTAAAAAGTGATGCACGGATTATTTGCCCTAACGCACAAGACGTAGCGATGCCAGTTGATGGTGCAGTAAGCCAATTAGGCGATATTAGGCACGACAATATTTTCCAAGCTAAAGGCCACGATTACAGCTTAACGACTTTACTCGGTGGAAAACCTGAATTAGCTACAGCTTTCAAAAATGGTAAATTCGCCACTGTGTATTTATCGCCAAAAGACTATCATCGAATTCATATGCCAATAGATGGTCAGCTGACTGATATGGTATATGTGCCCGGTGATTTGTTTTCTGTCAGTCCTCTAACTGCGGAACGTGTTCCTGGTTTATTTGCACGAAACGAGCGTGTCGTCGCCATTTTTTCTACACCTAAAGGCAAAATGGCTATGGTATTAGTGGGCGCAACAATCGTTGCCAGCATTGAAACCGTTTGGGCAGGTACAGTGTCGCCACCAGTGGGTAAAAATGTCGTGCATTGGCAATATCCAAGTGAAGGAGAAGAATCCGTTTTCCTCAAAAAGGGCGACGAATTAGGTCGTTTCAAATTAGGCTCGACCATAGTGGCTTGTTTCGAGCCCAATATGGTGGAATTCGCTGACTATAACGCTGGAGATGAAACTCGCCTCGGTGATGTTTTCGCTACTTTGACTAAATAG